The genomic DNA ACCGAGATCTCCTCGCCGATCTCGGCGGCGCGCTGCTTCAGGCGGATCGCGGTGGCGAGGCCGGCCGGGCCGGCGCCCACCACGACCACGTCGAAATCCATGCTCTCGCGTTCGGGCAGCGCCATCCTCGGGTTCCTTTTCTTGTTCCGGCGCCCGGTTCGTCGCCGGGCCGGCCTTCCTGATGCCGTCTCAAGCGATTCCAAGCTAGAAAGGCAAGTTGCCGACGCTCAAGCTCAAGGCAAAGTTCCCTTTGCCGCAGGGGACGGCGTCACAGCGCTGCGCCGCGCCGCGCTGTTCGGTCACGCAAGTCCTTGCCACCCGGACCGATTCGGCGAGTTGTCCACAGGCCCCGGCGATCCCACATGCTGAGTCCCATGCCGAGCCCCACCGACGCGCAAGCCGACCTGATCGCCTATCTCGACTTCCACGTGGAGGCCGGGGCCGACGCGGCGCTCGACGAGCAGCCGCACGACCGCTTCAACGAGGCCGACACGCCCGCGCCTACCCTGCGCACGCCGCGCCGGGCGCCCCCCCGGGCCGCCGAGCAGCCGGTCAGCCCGGTCGCCAACACGCTCGTGCCGCCCCCCGGATCGGCGCCCCCGGGCACGGCCGCGCCCATCGCGGCGCCGCGCACCTTCGGCCGCGCCGCCAGCGCCCAGCCCGACGAGGCCGCGAGCGACGCCCGCGCTAGGGCGCGGCAGGCCAAGTCCCTCGACGAGCTCGAACGGATTCTCGCGGATTTCGACGCCTGCCCGCTGCGCTTCACGGCGAAGAACCTCGTCTTCGCCGACGGCAATCCCGAGGCGCGGGTGATGTTTCTCGGCGAGGCGCCCGGCGCCGACGAGGACCGGATCGGCAAGCCGTTCATGGGCCGCTCAGGCCAGCTCCTCGACAAGATGATGAAGGCGGTCGGGCTCGACCGGACGAGCGCCTATATCGGCAACATCGTGCCCTGGCGGCCGCCGGGCAACCGCAACCCGACCCCCCAGGAGGTGGCCGTGTGCCGGCCCTTCGTGGAGCGCCAGATCGAACTCGTCGACCCGGACATCATCGTCTGCCTCGGCGCGCCCGCGACCCAGACGCTGACCGGCACCAAGGACGGCATCCTGCGGACCCGAGGCCGCCTCTTCCCGTACAAGTTGCCGAGCCGCGAGGTGAAGCTGCTCGCCACGCTCCACCCAGCCTTCCTGCTGCGCCAGCCGGTCCAGAAGCGCCTCGCGTGGCGGGACTTCCGGTCCCTGCGCGCCCTCCTCGACGGGAAAGCGTGACCGCGAGCTTGACCGGAGTGACGGAACCGGCTCTCCCCTCCCGCCATTAGAGCTTCGTTCCCGCTGCTGGCGCGCCATCGGCCGGACACGACGACGCACAGCCAATCCCGGCCCGCCCGAGGCGGCCGGCGCAGCACTGATGGCGGGACCCAACCATGCGCTGGGAAGATCTACGCAGCTCCGACAACGTCGAGGATCGCCGGGGCGAGGGCGGCGGCGGTGGCGGCATGGGCTTTCCCGGCGGCGGCGCCGGCGGGCTCGGCATCGGCACCATCGTGGTGCTGCTGATCATCAGCTACTTCACGGGCATCAACCCGGCGATCCTGATCGGCGGGGCTCAGCAGATCGGCGGCGGCGGCCGCAGCCAGCAGGAGCAGGTCGACCCGCAGACCCAGGCCAAGCGGCGCCAGGCCCCGACCGACGAGAGCGGCCGGTTCGCCTCCAAGATCCTCGGCAACACCGAGGACGTGTGGAGTCAGATCCTGCCGCAGCAGACCGGCAAGCAGTACACTCCGACGACGCTGGTGCTCTACACCGGCGGCACGCGCTCCGGCTGCGGCTCGGCCCAGGCCGCGATGGGCCCGTTCTACTGCCCGCTCGACAAGAAGGTCTATCTCGACACCGGCTTCTTCAAGGAGATGGCCTCGAAGTTCGGCGTGAAGGGCGACTTCGCCTACGCGTACGTGATCGCCCACGAGGTCGGCCACCACGTCCAGGACGTGCTCGGCATCCTCGGCAAGGTCCAGCAGCGCCAGCAGCAGGCCTCCAGCAAGACCGAGGCGAATGCCCTCTCGGTGCGGATCGAGCTGATGGCCGACTGCCTCGCCGGCGTCTGGGCCAAGAACTCCAACGACAAGTACGCCGAGCTCGAGCAGGGCGACATCGACGAAGCGCTGAACGCCGCCGCGCAGATCGGCGACGACGCGCTCCAGCAGCGCTCGCGGGGCTACGTGGTGCCGGATTCCTTCACCCACGGCTCCTCGGCCCAGCGCCAGCGCTGGTTCATGGCCGGCTACAAGAGCGGCCAGACCAAGTCCTGCGACACGTTCCGGACGGCCAATAACTGAAGGCGGATCGCGGCTTCACGAGCCGCCCCCGTCATCGCGAGCGCAGCGAAGCGACCCAGGGTAACGTGACGTCGCCGGATGTGGCGCCGCTGGATTGCTTCGCTGCGCCCGCGATGACGGCGCGCCGAGACCCGGCGGGCACGGGCCTCACCCCCGGCTCAGCCGCCGCGCGTTCGCCTGGACCTTCCGCCGGTAGCTGCGGATCACCTTGCCGTTCGAGGCGCCTGCGGCGAGCATGAGGGCCGCCTCGCCGGCGGCCAGCATCTTCTCCGTCACCATGAGCTGCGCCTCGGCCTGGGCCGCGGGGCCGCCGAGGGCGAACATCGCCATGCGCTGGGCGATGACGCCCTGCGCCTCCAGCCCCAGCATGGCCATGTCCATGCCCGTCATCCACCAACCGAACAGCATCGCGATCCTCATGTTGCCCAGGGCAACGGCCGAGCCTCATCCTGGGTCCCGGGATGCGCCCAGGCCTGCGCCGGACGCAAGCGTTATCCCGCACTGCGGCACCCTGCCTTTGCGCCGCGTCGGCCGATGCCGTAAGCGGCCGGGATACTCCCGGACACCTTCCGGACAGCGACCTCCCGGACAGCGCCCGCCGCCATGATACGCCTGGACAAGATCACCAAGCAGAACGGGCGGCAGCTCGTCTTCATCGAGGCCTCGGCCGCCCTCCAGCGGGGCGAGAAGGTCGGCCTGGTCGGCCCGAACGGGGCCGGCAAGACCACCCTGTTCCGGATGATCATCGGCCAGGAGCAGCCCGACGAGGGCCAGGTCGCGGCCGACCGGGGCATCACCATCGGCTATTTCAGCCAGGACGTCGGCGAGATGTCCGGCCGCAGCGTCGTCACCGAGGTGATGGACGGCGCCGGCCCGGTGAGCGCGGTCGCGGCCGAGCTCGCCGAGCTCGGCGCGGCGCTCGCCGACCCGGACCGCGCCGACGAGATGGACGCCCTGGTCGAGCGCTACGGCGAGGTCCAGGCCCGGTTCGAGGAGCTCGACGGCTACGCCCTGGAGGGCCGGGCCCGCGAGGTGCTCGACGGGCTGAGCTTCAGCCAGGAGATGATGGACGGCGACGTCGGCGCCCTCTCGGGCGGCTGGAAGATGCGCGTCGCGCTCGCCCGCATCCTGCTGATGCGCCCGGACGTGATGCTCCTCGACGAGCCGTCCAACCACCTCGACATCGAGAGCCTGATCTGGCTCGAATCGTTCCTGAAGGGCTACGACGGCGCCCTGCTGATGACCTCGCACGACCGCGAGTTCATGAACCGCATCGTCACCAAGATCATCGAGATCGACGCCGGCGCGCTCACTACCTACTCGGGCGACTACGCCTTCTACGAGGGCCAGCGGAAGCTCAACGAGGCGCAGGCCCAGGCGCAGTACGAGCGCCAGCAGGCGATGCTGGCGAAGGAGATCGCCTTCATCGAGCGGTTCAAGGCGCGGGCCTCCCACGCCGCCCAGGTGCAGAGCCGGGTGAAGAAGCTCGACAAGATCGAGCGCGTCGAGCCGCCCCGGCGGCGGCAATCGGTGGCCTTCGAGTTCCAGCCGGCACCGCGCTCGGGCGACGACGTCGTGATGCTCAAGGGCGTGAACAAGCGCTACGGCAGCCGCACGATCTACGAGGGACTCGACTTCTCGGTGCGGCGCAAGGAGCGCTGGTGCGTGATGGGCATCAACGGCGCCGGCAAGTCGACGCTGCTCAAGCTCGTCACCGGCACCACCGCGCCCGACGACGGCTCGGTCACGGTCGGCGGCAGCGTCAAGCTCGGCTACTTCGCCCAGCACGCCATGGACCTGCTCGACGGCGACCGCACGGTGTTCCAGACCCTGGAGGGTTCCTTCCCGCAGGCCGGCCAGGGGTCGCTGCGGGCGCTGGCCGGCTGCTTCGGCTTCTCGGGCGACGACGTCGAGAAGCGCTGCCGGGTGCTCTCGGGCGGCGAGAAGGCCCGGCTGGTCATGGCGCTGATGCTCTACGACCCGCCGAATTTCCTGGTGCTCGACGAGCCGACCAACCACCTCGACATGGGCACCAAGGAGATGCTGATCGAGGCGCTGGCCAATTACGAGGGGACGATGCTGTTCGTGTCCCACGACCGGCACTTCCTGGCCGCCCTCTCGAACCGGGTGCTCGAGGTCACGCCGGAGGGCATCCACCAGTACGGCGGCGGCTACACCGAGTACGTGGCCCGCACCGGCCAGGAGGCGCCGGGCCTCCGGAGCTGACGGTCCGCTCCGTCCTCGCGGGCGCAGCGAAGCGACCGAGGACAGCGCGTCCCGGCGAGGCCCGGCGCTGCTGGATCGCTTCGCCGCGCTCCCGAGGACGGCGGAGGGTTCCGGCCGGAAGCCCTGCGACCGGCGCGCCGCTATCGCCCCCCGGCGCCCCGCGCTAGGCTGCGCCGAAACGGCCCGGGTGAGACGCCGTGCGACGCCTGCTGAAGTTCCTCCACACGATGGGGTCCGCGGGGCTGCTAGGGGCCATGGCGTCCCTGGTCGTCATGCTGAGCCTGTCGCCCGCGCCGTCCGCCCTAGCGGGCTACGCGGCGACGCGGGGCGCGATGGGCGCGGTCGCCACCTGGATCTTCCTGCCCGCCCTGGCGGTGACGCTGATGTCGGGCCTGCTGGCGATGGCGCTGAACCGCGCCTTCCTCAACGCCGGCTGGGCGTGGGTGAAGCTCGCCACCGGCGTCCTGATGTTCGAGGGCGGGCTGGTCTACGTCCAGGGCCCGATGAAGCAGGAGGCGGAGCAGAGCGCCCGCGCGCTGGCGGGCCTCGTCGATCCCGCGGTGCTGGCCGTCTCGCTGACCGGCGAGCGCGGCACCCTCTGGGTCCTGCTGGCGGTCGCGACCGCGAACGTGGCGCTCGGGATCTGGCGGCCGCGGATCCTGCGGATCCCCCAGTAGCGAAGCCGCGTCGGGCCCGATCCCAGCCCGATTGATTGCCGGCTTTAAATCTATTTCCCGATACAGAACCCGCTGAACAGCCGGTCGAGGACGTCCTCGACGCCGACATGGCCCGCGACCGCGCCGAGCGCCCGCACCGCGAGCCGCAGATCCTCCGCAGCCAGCTCCGGGAGACCGCCGGCACTCCCTGAGACGCGATCGAGATGGCCGATGCAGGCCTCC from Methylobacterium oryzae includes the following:
- a CDS encoding neutral zinc metallopeptidase, with the translated sequence MRWEDLRSSDNVEDRRGEGGGGGGMGFPGGGAGGLGIGTIVVLLIISYFTGINPAILIGGAQQIGGGGRSQQEQVDPQTQAKRRQAPTDESGRFASKILGNTEDVWSQILPQQTGKQYTPTTLVLYTGGTRSGCGSAQAAMGPFYCPLDKKVYLDTGFFKEMASKFGVKGDFAYAYVIAHEVGHHVQDVLGILGKVQQRQQQASSKTEANALSVRIELMADCLAGVWAKNSNDKYAELEQGDIDEALNAAAQIGDDALQQRSRGYVVPDSFTHGSSAQRQRWFMAGYKSGQTKSCDTFRTANN
- a CDS encoding ABC-F family ATP-binding cassette domain-containing protein — translated: MIRLDKITKQNGRQLVFIEASAALQRGEKVGLVGPNGAGKTTLFRMIIGQEQPDEGQVAADRGITIGYFSQDVGEMSGRSVVTEVMDGAGPVSAVAAELAELGAALADPDRADEMDALVERYGEVQARFEELDGYALEGRAREVLDGLSFSQEMMDGDVGALSGGWKMRVALARILLMRPDVMLLDEPSNHLDIESLIWLESFLKGYDGALLMTSHDREFMNRIVTKIIEIDAGALTTYSGDYAFYEGQRKLNEAQAQAQYERQQAMLAKEIAFIERFKARASHAAQVQSRVKKLDKIERVEPPRRRQSVAFEFQPAPRSGDDVVMLKGVNKRYGSRTIYEGLDFSVRRKERWCVMGINGAGKSTLLKLVTGTTAPDDGSVTVGGSVKLGYFAQHAMDLLDGDRTVFQTLEGSFPQAGQGSLRALAGCFGFSGDDVEKRCRVLSGGEKARLVMALMLYDPPNFLVLDEPTNHLDMGTKEMLIEALANYEGTMLFVSHDRHFLAALSNRVLEVTPEGIHQYGGGYTEYVARTGQEAPGLRS
- a CDS encoding uracil-DNA glycosylase, whose protein sequence is MLSPMPSPTDAQADLIAYLDFHVEAGADAALDEQPHDRFNEADTPAPTLRTPRRAPPRAAEQPVSPVANTLVPPPGSAPPGTAAPIAAPRTFGRAASAQPDEAASDARARARQAKSLDELERILADFDACPLRFTAKNLVFADGNPEARVMFLGEAPGADEDRIGKPFMGRSGQLLDKMMKAVGLDRTSAYIGNIVPWRPPGNRNPTPQEVAVCRPFVERQIELVDPDIIVCLGAPATQTLTGTKDGILRTRGRLFPYKLPSREVKLLATLHPAFLLRQPVQKRLAWRDFRSLRALLDGKA